In Edaphobacter paludis, a single window of DNA contains:
- a CDS encoding redoxin domain-containing protein: MRSVLNSARALAALSVILASIMVAQSPQSIASGKEELIPVGKRVRAPDFTLTDVSGKRLTLSRYRGNVVLLDFWATTCGGCKTELPWYVEFNSKYHDKGLSLIGLDMYGENAATIKPFMTKWHMNYPVAVGTDALGEKFGVREMPLTLLIDRDGRIAASHAGIVDRATFENDIQQLLQK, encoded by the coding sequence GTGCGATCTGTTTTGAACTCTGCTAGAGCACTCGCCGCGCTTTCGGTAATCTTGGCTTCGATAATGGTCGCGCAATCACCGCAAAGTATTGCATCAGGGAAAGAAGAACTCATTCCCGTTGGCAAGCGGGTGCGCGCTCCTGATTTCACACTCACCGATGTTTCCGGAAAACGGCTCACTCTTTCCCGATATAGAGGAAATGTCGTTCTGCTCGACTTTTGGGCGACAACATGCGGCGGCTGCAAGACGGAGCTTCCCTGGTATGTAGAGTTCAATAGCAAGTACCACGATAAGGGTCTGTCTCTTATTGGTTTGGACATGTACGGGGAGAATGCTGCCACGATCAAACCCTTTATGACGAAGTGGCACATGAACTATCCGGTAGCTGTCGGAACTGATGCTCTTGGAGAGAAGTTTGGTGTTCGGGAGATGCCGCTCACATTGCTCATCGACCGGGATGGACGTATCGCTGCCTCTCATGCTGGCATCGTGGATCGAGCGACCTTTGAAAACGATATACAGCAACTCTTGCAGAAATAA
- a CDS encoding DinB family protein: MTIAEILLQDFDNEMKGTRTTLERIPEDKPDFKCHDKSMPMGRLAVHVASLPRFGTNILTTPGMDLATTKFPDLVFESREKLLETFDTLAAEARAALAKSSDADLEQHWKFSFGDKLISDMPRSATYRSMFFNHLIHHRAQLGVYLRLNDLPVPPLYGPSADDRMGF, translated from the coding sequence ATGACCATCGCCGAAATCCTCCTGCAAGACTTCGACAACGAGATGAAGGGCACCCGCACCACCCTCGAGCGCATCCCGGAAGACAAGCCCGACTTCAAGTGTCACGACAAATCCATGCCCATGGGTCGTCTCGCCGTCCACGTCGCCAGCCTGCCGCGCTTCGGCACCAACATTCTCACCACGCCCGGCATGGATCTTGCCACGACAAAGTTCCCCGACCTGGTCTTTGAATCGCGCGAAAAACTCCTCGAAACCTTCGACACTCTCGCCGCTGAAGCTCGCGCTGCACTCGCCAAATCCAGCGACGCTGACCTCGAGCAACACTGGAAGTTCAGCTTCGGCGATAAGCTCATCTCCGACATGCCACGCTCAGCCACCTATCGCAGCATGTTCTTCAATCATCTGATTCACCATCGCGCCCAGCTAGGCGTCTACCTCCGCCTCAACGACTTACCCGTCCCGCCGCTCTACGGTCCCTCCGCCGACGACAGGATGGGCTTCTAA
- a CDS encoding DUF6582 domain-containing protein, translated as MKATWKAHDDNKSLDAEEKKHLPDSVYAFPDKRKEPLTNASHVRNAIARFDQVKDVSDHEREQAFANIKAAAKHYDVEMTETSWHDLGKKPHTHNAAHK; from the coding sequence ATGAAGGCTACATGGAAAGCTCACGACGACAATAAATCCCTCGATGCAGAGGAAAAGAAGCATCTACCCGACTCTGTCTACGCATTTCCCGACAAACGCAAAGAGCCGTTGACTAACGCGTCCCATGTGCGTAACGCCATCGCCCGTTTCGATCAGGTCAAAGACGTCTCAGACCATGAGCGCGAGCAAGCCTTCGCCAACATCAAGGCCGCTGCCAAACACTATGACGTAGAGATGACTGAGACCAGCTGGCATGATCTCGGCAAGAAGCCGCACACTCACAACGCGGCGCACAAATAA
- a CDS encoding ABC-F family ATP-binding cassette domain-containing protein, producing MPPILNAQGLTKAFGATALFREISFTVSDGDRIGLIGPNGAGKSTLLKVLAGEEDADAGDVAVRKRARVGYVKQESEFAPGLTVRQVLEAALVRTKVSEGEHEGRLRETSGRIGFPSLDVEAAKLSGGWRKRLAIAEAVVTHPDVLLLDEPTNHLDLAGISWLEGLLNEASFACVLVSHDRYFLENVATEIVELNRVYADGLLRLKGSYSKFLEGKEAYMEAQTKLQDALKNRVKIEVDWLRRGPKARSTKAKARIDNANDLIGQLKEVNSRVQTATAGIDFSATERQTKRLVELEDVSITLGDRKIVEGLNFLITSGMRVGLVGPNGSGKTTLLRLLTGELEASAGVVKKAPLLKIVYFSQMRELDEDVTLRRALAPDSDSVVYQGRVVHVASYATKFLFTSEQLNQPVERLSGGERARVLIAKLMLEPADLLLLDEPTNDLDIATLEILEESLLEYTGALVLVTHDRYMLDRVSTIVLGLDGKGGSERFSDYSQWEQWRGVKVEEAIAPGATGKAVASVSAASPAAGGKKKLSYLEAREFAGIEAAVEAAEDRLQAARDAMERQDVVTDAIKLTAALAEMEAAQTAADGLYARWAELTEKAG from the coding sequence ATGCCACCAATCTTAAATGCGCAGGGGTTGACCAAGGCCTTCGGCGCGACCGCTTTATTTCGTGAAATCTCGTTTACTGTATCCGATGGAGATCGCATTGGCCTGATCGGGCCGAATGGCGCGGGCAAGAGCACGCTGCTGAAGGTGCTGGCCGGCGAGGAAGATGCCGATGCAGGCGACGTTGCCGTCCGCAAGCGTGCGCGTGTCGGATACGTCAAGCAGGAGTCTGAGTTCGCTCCCGGCCTGACGGTGCGGCAGGTACTCGAAGCTGCGCTGGTTCGGACGAAGGTGTCTGAAGGAGAGCACGAAGGACGGCTGCGTGAAACCAGCGGGCGGATTGGTTTTCCATCACTGGACGTTGAGGCCGCAAAGTTGAGCGGGGGCTGGCGGAAGCGGCTGGCGATTGCCGAGGCAGTGGTGACGCACCCCGATGTGCTGCTGCTGGATGAGCCGACAAACCATCTGGACCTGGCCGGAATTTCGTGGCTGGAAGGATTGCTCAATGAGGCTTCTTTTGCTTGCGTTCTTGTTAGCCATGATCGTTATTTTCTTGAGAATGTTGCGACGGAGATAGTCGAGCTGAACCGCGTGTATGCGGATGGCCTGCTGCGGCTGAAGGGAAGTTACTCGAAGTTTCTTGAGGGCAAAGAGGCTTACATGGAGGCGCAGACGAAGCTGCAGGATGCGCTGAAGAACCGCGTGAAGATTGAGGTCGACTGGCTGCGGCGCGGCCCTAAGGCACGGTCGACGAAGGCGAAGGCGCGAATCGACAATGCGAACGATCTCATCGGCCAGTTGAAGGAAGTGAACTCGCGCGTACAGACGGCAACCGCGGGGATTGATTTTTCAGCAACGGAGCGGCAGACGAAGCGGCTGGTCGAACTGGAGGATGTCAGCATCACGCTCGGCGATCGAAAGATTGTCGAGGGACTGAATTTCCTGATTACGTCTGGGATGCGCGTCGGACTTGTGGGGCCGAATGGAAGCGGAAAGACTACTCTGTTGCGGTTGCTCACAGGCGAGTTGGAGGCTTCGGCTGGCGTGGTGAAGAAGGCCCCGCTGCTGAAGATCGTCTACTTCAGCCAGATGCGCGAGCTGGATGAAGATGTCACCTTGCGGCGCGCGCTGGCTCCGGATTCAGATTCCGTTGTTTATCAAGGTCGCGTGGTGCATGTGGCGAGTTATGCTACGAAGTTCCTGTTTACCAGTGAGCAGTTGAACCAGCCGGTCGAGCGGCTAAGCGGTGGCGAGCGCGCGCGAGTGCTGATTGCGAAGCTGATGCTGGAGCCTGCGGATCTGCTGCTGCTCGATGAGCCCACGAACGATTTGGATATTGCCACGCTGGAGATTCTCGAAGAGAGTTTGCTGGAGTACACAGGCGCGCTTGTATTAGTGACTCACGACCGTTACATGCTGGATCGCGTGTCGACGATTGTTCTTGGACTGGACGGCAAGGGCGGATCGGAGAGATTTTCCGACTATTCGCAGTGGGAACAGTGGCGCGGTGTGAAGGTAGAAGAGGCGATCGCTCCGGGAGCTACGGGCAAGGCAGTCGCCTCTGTTTCAGCCGCTTCTCCGGCTGCTGGCGGAAAGAAGAAGTTGTCTTACCTCGAAGCTCGCGAGTTTGCCGGGATCGAAGCTGCGGTTGAGGCTGCGGAGGATCGGTTGCAGGCGGCACGAGACGCGATGGAGCGTCAGGACGTAGTGACCGATGCAATCAAGCTGACAGCAGCTCTGGCTGAAATGGAAGCGGCCCAGACGGCTGCGGATGGCTTGTATGCGCGTTGGGCAGAGCTGACAGAGAAGGCCGGGTGA
- a CDS encoding rhamnogalacturonan acetylesterase — protein MVRIKSSASCFRQLFAGLLLTAAVSFAQTSTQPPPTPPQTSVAPSVPLNPSLPTVFIVGDSTARNQADLGWGDHFAHYFDTMRINVANRAHAGRSSRTFINEGSWDRVLAEMKPGDFVLLQMGHNDGGNLDGPKARGSLKGLGDETRDVTLPDGHTETVHTYGWYMRKYIADTRAKKATPILLSLTIRNIWKDGKIERDMGYDAELKQLAAEQHVAYVDMATVEADRLEAAGQEKTALLFPVDHTHTSAEGAELNAQSVAIALRKAQSPLAAFLKPQ, from the coding sequence ATGGTTCGGATCAAGTCCTCCGCCTCCTGTTTCAGACAACTTTTCGCAGGGCTTCTGCTCACCGCCGCGGTTTCCTTCGCCCAAACCTCGACGCAGCCCCCTCCCACGCCGCCGCAAACTTCCGTCGCACCTTCCGTCCCGCTCAATCCCAGTCTTCCTACTGTCTTTATCGTCGGCGACTCCACGGCTCGCAACCAGGCCGACCTAGGCTGGGGGGACCATTTCGCCCACTACTTCGACACCATGCGCATCAATGTAGCCAACCGCGCCCATGCAGGCCGCAGCAGCCGCACCTTCATCAATGAGGGCTCCTGGGACCGTGTGCTGGCCGAGATGAAGCCCGGCGACTTTGTCCTTCTCCAGATGGGCCACAATGATGGCGGCAACCTCGATGGCCCCAAGGCTCGCGGCTCCCTGAAAGGGCTCGGCGATGAGACCAGGGATGTCACCCTGCCCGACGGGCACACCGAAACCGTTCACACCTATGGCTGGTATATGCGCAAGTACATCGCCGACACGCGAGCGAAAAAGGCTACGCCCATCCTGCTTTCGCTCACCATCCGCAATATCTGGAAGGACGGCAAGATCGAGCGGGACATGGGCTACGACGCCGAACTAAAGCAGTTGGCCGCCGAACAGCATGTTGCCTATGTGGACATGGCCACCGTAGAAGCCGACCGCCTCGAGGCCGCCGGGCAGGAAAAGACCGCGCTCCTCTTCCCCGTAGATCACACCCACACCAGCGCCGAGGGCGCCGAACTCAACGCCCAATCCGTGGCAATCGCCCTGCGCAAGGCCCAATCGCCACTCGCCGCCTTCCTCAAACCCCAGTAA
- the secA gene encoding preprotein translocase subunit SecA: MIDKAFAKVFGTSNERAVKRLLPTVKRINDLEPSIQALSDDQLRGKTVEFRQRIADALAAAKINPDDEDAEKATYEAEQEILKEILPEAFAVVREAGKRTVQMRHFDVQLIGGMVLHSGNIAEMKTGEGKTLVATLPCYLNALAGRGVHVVTVNDYLAKRDAEWMGKIYGFLGLTVGVIVHDLDDQQRREAYGSDITYGTNNEFGFDYLRDNMKFELADQVQRGNYYCIVDEVDSILIDEARTPLIISGPTDQTTDKYARVNLIIPSLEEGELTETLDTKTYTGDFVIDEKARAVTITDEGWEKIEKLLGIGNIADPENWDLKHHVEVAVKAHNLYKRDVEYVVKDGEVIIVDEFTGRLMPGRRWSDGLHQAVEAKEGVAIRKEDQTLATITFQNYFRMYKKLSGMTGTAETEAAEFQKIYKLDIVVIPTNRVMRRIENSDVVYRTSKEKYFAVADEIAKLHEAKQPVLVGTTSIEKSELLSEILKRKGVRHVVLNAKFHEKEAEIVAQAGRLGMVTIATNMAGRGTDILLGGNAEFMARQDIVRKNLARAVSAAEGAISPVAAPGMVRFYYTGQEFETTQEAWDAATATHEAAAKKEHEAVIAAGGLHILGTERHESRRVDNQLRGRAGRQGDPGSSRFFLSLEDDLMRIFAREWVSTLLQRLGMEEGVPIESRMISKRIASAQQAVESQNFESRKHVLEYDDVMNKQREAVYGLRRQLMQGVDQKQLITDDYVSTILSNLLDEHAPEKAHADEWKLDALFSQIYDIFGAHLENEIDAKEMTRHELGEAIFEKLRGRYDVKEQILGAPQMRYHERIVMLSVLDGLWKDHLLAMDHLKEGIGLRGYAQQDPLVAYKKESFDMFEGMMMRFQEDTARHLFRMQIIGPDGTPIETAEQLQQVQMQRQPVQNAEPNALPSQAAHPPVPIPTRAPSTTIDALEREFQKKKKRELDLAHAAGASAETNGATPRRAGEKVGRNDDCPCGSGKKYKKCHGAEG, from the coding sequence TTGATCGATAAAGCTTTCGCAAAAGTCTTTGGCACCAGCAACGAGCGTGCCGTAAAGCGCCTTCTGCCCACCGTTAAACGGATTAATGACCTTGAGCCCTCCATCCAGGCGCTCTCGGACGATCAACTGCGCGGCAAAACCGTCGAGTTTCGCCAGCGCATCGCCGACGCTCTAGCCGCAGCCAAGATCAACCCCGACGATGAAGACGCTGAAAAGGCCACCTACGAGGCTGAGCAGGAAATTCTCAAGGAGATCCTGCCAGAAGCCTTTGCTGTCGTTCGCGAGGCAGGCAAGCGCACCGTGCAGATGCGCCACTTCGACGTGCAGCTTATCGGCGGCATGGTCCTCCACTCCGGCAACATTGCCGAGATGAAGACCGGCGAAGGTAAAACCCTCGTCGCCACACTTCCCTGCTATCTCAATGCCCTCGCCGGACGCGGCGTGCACGTGGTCACGGTCAACGACTATCTCGCCAAACGCGACGCCGAGTGGATGGGCAAGATCTACGGCTTCCTCGGACTCACCGTCGGCGTCATCGTCCATGATCTTGACGACCAGCAGCGCCGCGAGGCTTACGGCTCCGATATCACCTACGGCACAAATAACGAGTTCGGCTTCGACTATCTGCGCGACAACATGAAGTTCGAGCTGGCCGACCAGGTTCAGCGTGGGAACTACTACTGCATCGTCGACGAAGTGGACTCGATCCTGATCGATGAGGCCCGCACGCCGCTGATCATCAGCGGCCCGACAGACCAGACCACCGACAAGTACGCGCGCGTCAACCTCATCATCCCTTCGCTCGAAGAGGGCGAACTGACGGAAACGCTCGACACCAAGACGTATACCGGGGATTTCGTCATCGACGAAAAAGCGCGGGCCGTCACCATCACCGACGAGGGTTGGGAGAAGATCGAGAAGCTGCTCGGAATCGGCAACATCGCCGACCCGGAGAACTGGGACCTGAAGCATCACGTCGAAGTTGCAGTGAAAGCGCACAACCTCTATAAGCGCGACGTCGAATACGTCGTCAAAGACGGCGAAGTCATCATCGTCGACGAGTTCACGGGTCGCCTCATGCCGGGCCGCCGCTGGTCCGACGGGCTGCACCAGGCGGTCGAAGCCAAGGAAGGCGTGGCTATTCGCAAAGAGGACCAGACGCTTGCGACCATCACGTTCCAGAACTACTTCCGCATGTACAAAAAGCTCTCGGGCATGACCGGAACTGCCGAGACCGAGGCCGCCGAGTTCCAAAAGATCTACAAACTGGACATCGTCGTCATCCCGACCAACCGGGTCATGAGGCGCATTGAAAACTCCGATGTTGTCTACCGCACCTCGAAGGAAAAATACTTCGCCGTGGCTGACGAGATCGCCAAGCTCCACGAGGCCAAGCAGCCCGTCCTGGTCGGCACCACAAGCATCGAGAAATCCGAGCTACTCAGCGAGATTCTCAAACGCAAAGGTGTTCGCCACGTCGTACTGAATGCCAAGTTCCACGAGAAAGAAGCCGAGATCGTCGCCCAGGCCGGACGCCTCGGCATGGTCACCATCGCTACCAATATGGCTGGCCGCGGAACCGACATTCTCCTCGGCGGCAACGCCGAATTCATGGCCCGGCAGGACATCGTACGCAAGAACCTGGCGCGCGCTGTCTCGGCAGCTGAAGGGGCGATCTCTCCTGTCGCCGCTCCCGGCATGGTCCGCTTCTACTACACCGGCCAGGAGTTTGAAACCACCCAGGAGGCCTGGGATGCCGCGACCGCAACGCACGAAGCAGCGGCAAAGAAGGAGCACGAAGCCGTTATCGCCGCTGGAGGCCTCCATATCCTCGGCACCGAGCGCCACGAGTCACGCCGCGTCGATAACCAGCTCCGTGGACGAGCGGGACGTCAGGGCGACCCCGGCTCCTCGCGCTTCTTCCTCTCGCTCGAAGACGACCTTATGCGCATCTTCGCCCGCGAGTGGGTCTCCACCCTGCTCCAGCGTCTCGGCATGGAAGAAGGCGTTCCTATCGAGAGCCGCATGATCTCCAAGCGCATCGCCTCCGCGCAACAGGCGGTTGAAAGCCAGAACTTCGAGTCGCGCAAACACGTTCTCGAGTACGACGATGTGATGAACAAGCAGCGCGAGGCGGTCTATGGCCTGCGCCGCCAGCTGATGCAGGGCGTCGACCAGAAGCAGCTCATCACCGATGACTACGTCTCCACGATCCTCTCCAATCTGCTCGACGAGCACGCTCCGGAGAAGGCCCACGCCGACGAGTGGAAGCTCGATGCCCTCTTTAGCCAGATCTACGATATCTTCGGGGCCCATCTCGAAAACGAGATCGACGCGAAGGAGATGACTCGCCACGAACTTGGCGAGGCCATCTTCGAAAAGCTTCGCGGACGCTATGACGTCAAGGAGCAGATTCTCGGCGCTCCGCAGATGCGCTATCACGAGCGCATCGTCATGCTCTCCGTACTGGACGGTCTCTGGAAAGACCACCTTCTGGCCATGGACCATCTCAAGGAAGGCATTGGACTGCGTGGCTATGCCCAGCAGGACCCCCTCGTCGCATACAAGAAGGAGTCCTTCGATATGTTCGAAGGCATGATGATGCGCTTCCAGGAAGACACTGCCCGCCATCTCTTCCGCATGCAGATCATCGGCCCCGACGGCACCCCCATCGAAACCGCCGAACAGCTGCAGCAGGTGCAGATGCAGCGCCAACCGGTTCAAAATGCAGAGCCAAATGCGTTGCCGTCTCAGGCTGCACATCCTCCGGTTCCGATCCCCACCCGCGCTCCGTCGACCACGATCGACGCTCTCGAACGCGAGTTCCAGAAGAAAAAGAAGCGCGAACTCGACCTCGCACATGCCGCTGGCGCAAGTGCAGAGACGAACGGGGCAACTCCGCGCCGCGCTGGTGAAAAAGTCGGACGCAACGACGATTGCCCCTGCGGTTCAGGAAAGAAATACAAGAAGTGCCACGGCGCAGAGGGCTGA
- a CDS encoding ATP-binding protein codes for MRLKTKLVVSATGLTFALVLVLSGLFVSELLRQRIDQTSAANDVLAHEVWLMMRQAVETGLRAQPPVDKTDEALHVAVTDALQNNQALADGMNMVVRYSPTVQDVSVTDAHGLILVSTDPDALEQPVGHRMSLQSVQAGSIASQMKMVFGQPRVLDIEESLIRNGQPFLVVHVGVRSTFVRASYEPWLKDALIFALLAALAAMIAAGLLANVALQPIEAISRKLESLTIADRDAVPHVEEKDSGSDAVVRVSKTIDRLGQQIRSTEEGYTALQANLAQMLDTLRDGVLLFTPDHRAVMVSDAVAYFLNMPESELVGKRLEEIFEPDTALGGAVLRAFASGGQVSAEGVTLEDGRQVQISLDRIDDRLGGSSNMGTLLTLRDTESALQLGQELEVARRLAAIGRLTAGVGHEVKNPINAMVVHLELLRSKLAAGDSPGLAGAQRHVDILAGEMQRLDRVVQTLADFSRPMELHLREQDLRQVVGAVTELTAAEMQENGVQVTVSAPAGPLMVRVDAELMRQALLNLMLNGMQAMPSGGKMRVTIRRDHSFAVVEVEDEGEGIPPELLPRIFELYFTTKAKGSGIGLATTYRILQMHGGAMDVRSNAEAGSPERGTTFTLRLPIATGAGVEGRKAVAAGTSHKGMGERV; via the coding sequence ATGCGGCTGAAAACGAAACTGGTGGTGTCGGCTACCGGGTTGACGTTCGCGCTGGTGCTGGTGCTGTCGGGTCTGTTTGTCAGCGAGCTGCTGCGGCAGAGAATCGATCAGACCTCGGCCGCGAACGACGTGCTTGCCCACGAAGTATGGCTGATGATGCGGCAGGCAGTCGAAACCGGGCTCCGTGCGCAACCTCCGGTGGACAAGACCGATGAGGCGCTTCATGTTGCGGTGACGGACGCGTTGCAGAACAATCAGGCGTTGGCGGATGGGATGAATATGGTGGTCCGCTACTCGCCAACGGTGCAGGACGTGAGCGTGACGGACGCGCATGGGCTGATCCTGGTGAGCACGGACCCGGATGCTCTGGAACAGCCGGTAGGCCACAGGATGAGCCTGCAGAGCGTACAGGCGGGGAGTATTGCCTCCCAGATGAAGATGGTCTTCGGCCAGCCCCGCGTGCTGGATATCGAGGAATCGCTGATCCGGAACGGCCAGCCGTTCCTTGTAGTGCATGTAGGGGTGCGTTCGACATTTGTGCGCGCTTCGTACGAGCCGTGGCTGAAGGACGCTCTCATCTTTGCGTTACTGGCGGCATTGGCAGCGATGATCGCTGCGGGCTTGCTCGCGAATGTGGCGTTGCAACCGATCGAGGCCATCAGTCGCAAGCTGGAAAGTCTGACGATTGCCGACCGCGATGCCGTGCCGCACGTAGAGGAGAAGGACTCTGGAAGCGATGCGGTGGTGAGGGTATCGAAGACCATCGACCGGCTGGGCCAGCAGATTCGCAGTACCGAAGAGGGGTATACGGCGTTGCAAGCGAACCTGGCCCAGATGCTTGATACCCTGCGGGACGGCGTACTATTGTTCACCCCCGATCATCGAGCGGTGATGGTTTCGGATGCAGTAGCTTACTTTTTGAATATGCCCGAGAGCGAACTGGTGGGCAAGCGGCTGGAGGAGATCTTTGAGCCGGACACGGCGCTGGGTGGAGCAGTCCTGCGGGCATTTGCGAGTGGCGGCCAGGTGAGCGCGGAGGGCGTAACGCTGGAGGATGGGCGGCAGGTACAGATTTCGCTGGACAGGATCGACGACCGGCTCGGAGGTAGCAGCAATATGGGAACCCTGCTCACCTTGCGAGACACAGAGTCGGCTCTTCAACTAGGTCAGGAACTGGAGGTAGCCCGCAGGCTTGCAGCGATTGGGCGGCTTACCGCCGGCGTTGGCCATGAAGTTAAGAACCCTATCAACGCAATGGTGGTCCACCTGGAATTATTGCGGAGCAAGCTCGCGGCTGGCGATTCTCCCGGCCTTGCCGGAGCGCAACGTCATGTCGACATACTCGCAGGAGAAATGCAGCGGTTGGACCGGGTTGTGCAGACACTTGCCGACTTCTCACGGCCGATGGAACTGCATCTTCGCGAACAGGACCTGCGTCAGGTCGTGGGTGCGGTGACGGAGTTGACGGCAGCGGAGATGCAAGAGAATGGAGTGCAGGTTACAGTGTCTGCCCCCGCAGGACCGCTGATGGTGCGGGTGGATGCGGAATTGATGCGACAGGCATTGTTGAACTTGATGCTGAATGGGATGCAGGCGATGCCATCGGGAGGTAAGATGCGGGTGACGATACGCCGCGACCATTCTTTTGCGGTGGTTGAGGTAGAAGATGAAGGAGAGGGTATTCCTCCGGAGCTGTTACCGCGTATCTTTGAACTGTACTTCACCACAAAAGCAAAGGGCAGTGGAATCGGGCTGGCAACGACCTACCGCATCCTGCAGATGCATGGCGGTGCGATGGATGTGCGGTCCAATGCCGAGGCCGGTTCTCCGGAACGGGGAACAACGTTTACACTCCGGTTGCCAATTGCGACTGGAGCAGGCGTGGAAGGACGCAAAGCTGTTGCAGCCGGCACCAGTCACAAAGGAATGGGAGAACGCGTTTGA
- a CDS encoding sigma-54 dependent transcriptional regulator → MSLEKVLIVEDEVHARSGLTELIESWGYRAECAADGIEGLERAVDWAPAIVVTDLKMPRMDGMELLSRIGELPQRIAVVMLTAQGSIESAVEAMRMGAYDYIPKPVDPVRLRTILHNATRQREADVELEVTRRQLRDTGVLGPLVGSSPQMKDIFTMIERVAPSNVSVLVTGESGTGKELVARALHDLSSRRLKPFVAVNCAAIPETLIESEIFGHEKGAFTGALERRAGCFELAEEGTLLLDEIGEMPAGTQAKLLRVLEDRKLRRLGSKVETPVDVRVVAATNKDPEKAVASGELRGDLYYRLNVFNIHMPPLRDHLMDVSAIAEKMIDDMNERHHCTVAGLKDSLMNRMETYQWPGNVRELRNTIERAVILAGSGMLGVEHLPPHFGEPGFAPPPTRVSRVAPEAEGAASSEVQRYLEDKNTVRVEVGTTVDEAERQLILKTLLSTHNNKTKAAEILGISSKTLQNKLKEYQNASAVVTE, encoded by the coding sequence ATGAGTTTGGAAAAGGTTCTGATTGTTGAAGATGAGGTTCACGCACGGAGCGGCTTGACGGAGTTGATCGAGAGCTGGGGATACCGGGCGGAGTGTGCGGCGGATGGTATCGAGGGCCTGGAGCGGGCCGTCGATTGGGCTCCGGCGATTGTGGTGACCGATCTGAAGATGCCGCGGATGGACGGCATGGAGTTATTGAGCCGGATCGGCGAGCTACCGCAACGTATTGCGGTGGTGATGCTGACGGCGCAGGGCTCGATTGAGTCGGCCGTCGAAGCGATGCGCATGGGGGCATACGACTACATTCCCAAGCCGGTCGATCCAGTGCGTCTGCGTACAATCCTGCATAATGCGACGCGGCAGCGCGAGGCCGATGTAGAGCTTGAAGTTACGCGGCGGCAGTTGCGGGATACCGGCGTGCTGGGGCCGCTGGTAGGGTCGTCGCCGCAGATGAAGGACATCTTCACGATGATCGAGCGAGTCGCTCCATCTAATGTCTCGGTGCTGGTGACCGGTGAGAGCGGTACGGGCAAGGAGCTGGTGGCGCGGGCACTGCATGACCTGAGCTCGAGGCGGTTAAAGCCCTTTGTCGCCGTGAACTGCGCCGCGATTCCGGAGACGCTGATTGAGAGTGAGATCTTCGGGCATGAGAAGGGCGCATTTACAGGTGCGCTGGAGCGTCGCGCCGGGTGTTTCGAGCTGGCCGAAGAAGGTACGCTGCTGCTCGACGAGATCGGCGAGATGCCGGCGGGCACGCAGGCGAAGTTGTTGCGCGTGCTAGAAGACAGAAAGCTGAGGCGGCTGGGCAGCAAGGTCGAGACGCCGGTGGATGTTCGCGTGGTGGCGGCGACGAACAAAGATCCGGAGAAGGCGGTGGCGAGCGGTGAACTGCGCGGCGATCTCTACTACCGGCTGAATGTCTTCAATATCCATATGCCCCCCCTGCGGGACCACTTGATGGATGTTTCGGCGATCGCGGAGAAGATGATCGACGACATGAATGAGCGGCATCATTGCACGGTGGCTGGCTTGAAGGATTCGCTGATGAATCGGATGGAGACGTACCAATGGCCGGGGAACGTTCGCGAGCTGCGCAATACGATCGAGCGTGCGGTGATTCTGGCGGGCTCCGGCATGCTGGGCGTCGAGCACCTGCCGCCACACTTTGGAGAACCCGGGTTTGCGCCGCCACCGACGCGGGTCAGCAGGGTTGCTCCGGAGGCGGAGGGCGCCGCTTCGAGCGAGGTGCAGAGGTATCTGGAAGACAAGAATACCGTGCGTGTTGAGGTGGGAACAACAGTGGATGAGGCGGAGCGGCAGTTGATCTTAAAGACGCTTTTGTCGACACATAATAACAAGACGAAGGCGGCTGAGATACTGGGAATCAGCTCGAAAACGCTGCAGAACAAATTGAAGGAATATCAGAATGCGTCTGCTGTTGTGACGGAGTAG